GGGATGCTAGCAGAGCGTATTCGCGCGCTCGATAAACGGCGCCAGGCTCATCTTCTGCCCCGGGTTTGCCGGGTCATCAATCTGGATAATCGCGATCGGCTGGCCGTTGCTCTTACCGCTGTCGACCTGCTGCTGCGCCACGTCGTTCAGGGGATACTGCACCAGGGTGCTGGGATTAATGGCATACAGGGCATGGCCCGGACGGCAGGTCAGCATCACCTCTTCGCGGTTGAACGCCCATTTGTCTTTGCCCACTTCAAACCGGCTGACGGTAATCACCTGCGGTGCTGCCAGCGCCGTGCCGGAGCAGGCCAGCAATAATAAAGAAAGTACTGTTTTTTTCATTGTGTTCCACCTCGTCAGAAGGGTTCCCAGGTCGCGAACAGGCTGACTGCCGCCAGAACCAGCGCCCCCAGCACAACCTCAGTCTGCGTCATCCTGATAAAATACCGTTGCGCACGTCCGTCGTCAGAACGAAACCGCGGCACCAGAACATACCGATTCACCAGGGCAATTACCACCATCATTGCCACCAGCGCACATTTCAACAACAGCATACGTCCCCAGGCGGAGTGCCACGGCAGCGCCCAGCCCTGGATCAGCAGCGTATTCATCACCCCGGTGAGCACCACGCCCGCCACCGCCAGATGGCCGTAGCGAGAAAAACGCATCATGGTGTATACGGCGGCACGCTGCCAGCGTCCGCGGGACAGGCGCAGGCAAAAGAGCAGCGGTAACAGGCCGCCCAGCCAGCCTGCGGCACATAAAAGATGCAGACCCTGATTGCTGCGCTGGAACAGGCCCGTCACGCCATCATGCAACGCCGCATGTCCGGTTCCTGCCAGCAGGAAAAACTGCGCGGCGGTGAACAGCAAAATCAGCGACACGGCTTTTCGCGGCTGCAGCCAGGCGATCCAGAGGGTGATCAGAGCCAGGATCATCTGCCATAGCCAGATCTGGCCAAACTGTGTCGTGAGCACCGCTTGCCAGATGGACGGGTTAATCACATCCGGCCAGCCGTTGCCCATCATTCCCCCCTGTAGCGCCAGCAGCAGCATCGCGGCGAGCAGACTGGCGAGCGCGACCTTTTTTTGCTGTTCGCGAAAACGACGCGCCATGACACGCCGCAGCGAAACAGGCGCCAGCCATGCGCCGTACAGGGCATTGCCAAACAACACCATCAGGGCGGCAAAATGGGCGAAGCGCAGCGCGACGTAGCAGAACGCCAGCATCTTATTTCACGCTAAAACGGTAGCTACCCTCGGTCTTGTGACCATCCACG
This DNA window, taken from Leclercia adecarboxylata, encodes the following:
- a CDS encoding YebY family protein, which gives rise to MKKTVLSLLLLACSGTALAAPQVITVSRFEVGKDKWAFNREEVMLTCRPGHALYAINPSTLVQYPLNDVAQQQVDSGKSNGQPIAIIQIDDPANPGQKMSLAPFIERANTLC
- the copD gene encoding copper homeostasis membrane protein CopD, encoding MLAFCYVALRFAHFAALMVLFGNALYGAWLAPVSLRRVMARRFREQQKKVALASLLAAMLLLALQGGMMGNGWPDVINPSIWQAVLTTQFGQIWLWQMILALITLWIAWLQPRKAVSLILLFTAAQFFLLAGTGHAALHDGVTGLFQRSNQGLHLLCAAGWLGGLLPLLFCLRLSRGRWQRAAVYTMMRFSRYGHLAVAGVVLTGVMNTLLIQGWALPWHSAWGRMLLLKCALVAMMVVIALVNRYVLVPRFRSDDGRAQRYFIRMTQTEVVLGALVLAAVSLFATWEPF